A segment of the Acetobacteroides hydrogenigenes genome:
TGGAGGCGCCATCTTCTTTCAAAAAGGAGATGGTGGAGGGAGCTCACGCCAAGGGTTGCAAGGTTATCGTATCGTACCACAACTACACCGACACGCCCGACAAGGAAACCCTGCAGAGCATGATGGTGGAGATGATGGACGATGGTGCCGACATCCTGAAGCTGGCAACCATGGCCAACAGCGCTGCCGATGCGGCGCGCATCCTATCGCTCTACGAGAATCCGATAAAGCCGATGGTAGCACTGGCAATGGGCGAAGCAGGAAAGGTAACCCGTGTGGCAATCCCGTTACTGGGAGCGCCATTTACCTTTGCGGCTCCCGAAGGGGCAGCCACCGCACCCGGTCAGTTAACCAATACCGAAATGGAGATCATCTATAATGCTATAGGCCATGAAGAGTAAGCTGTTGGCCGTTTTTGGCAACCCCATCCTACACAGCAAAAGTCCGCTGATGTTTAACGCGCTCTTAGGCGACAGCGGCTTATATACGCGTATCAGGGTGCAGTCGGGCAAAGATGTTGCCGAGGCAGCACGCCACCTGAACCTTGCCGGGGCCAATATCACCGCACCCTTTAAGGAGGAGGTTCTTCCTTTTGTTGATGAGCAATCGGAGGAGGTATCGCTAATTGGCGGCGCCAACACGCTTGTCAACAACAGCGGTCGCCTTACCGCCTACAACACCGACTGGTACGGCGCAACGCAGGCCATTAAGCAGAGCGGGCTATCTTTAAAAGGATTGAAAGTGGTACTTCTCGGGTTGGGCGGAGCCGGAAAAGCTGTTGCCTATGGTCTAGTAAAAGAAGGTGCCGATGTTACCCTTGTAAACCGGACAGCATCAAAGGCTGTAGAGGTATCGCGCAAGCTAGGCTGCAGAATGGGAAGGTTAGAAGAGCTGCCAATACTCATTGCCGATGCAGAACTATTCGTATCAGTGCTAATACCTTCGGCAAAGATTCCAATCAACCATCTACCTAAAGGGCTTTGGGTGTTCGACGCCAACTACCACGCATCGGCGCTGGTAGAGATGGCAAAAAAGAACGGCAATCCAATAGTAGACGGTAGCCAGTGGCTGCTACATCAGGCGGTAAAGGCATACGAGCATATCTTTGGCACAACGCCATCGGTAGAGGTGATGGACCAAGCGCTGAAGCAACCCCGCAACACCAACATCAAGGCTGTAGCCATCTGCAACGTGGATGAACCGCAGCAAATCAGCGAAGAACTTTGGGCTGCACCAAAACATAAAGCAGAAAGCATCATAAACCTACACCAACCCGACTTGGTGATTTACACCCCCACCTTGGGCACCAACGAGGTTGAAGAAATCTATAAAGATGAAAGAAGTAAGGCCTTCGGAAGTTAAGGGAACCGTATGCATCCCCGCATCAAAAAGCGTGGTGCAGCGTGCCGTGGCTGCGGCCATGCTGGCGCGGGGCACCTCCATCATCCATAACCCCAGCACCTGCAACGACTGCTTGGCGGCGCTCAACATGGCCCGTCAGCTGGGCGCAACGGTGGTTGAGGAGCCCAACAGGTGGACCATTACGGGTGATTTTCGTCCGAGCAGCACGGAGCTGTCATGCGGCGAAGCGGGCTTAAGCATCCGCATGTTCACCCCTATCGTTTCGACGTTGGCTACAAAGCAAACGCTAACAGGACATGGCTCGCTTACCACCCGTCCGATGGGCGGATTGGAGGAGGCCATCAACCAGCTAGGGGCAACGTGCCAAACCACCAACGGGCTGCTTCCTATAACCGTTCAAGGACCAATGATGGGCGGTACAGCCAACATCGATGGATCACTAAGTTCACAAATACTTACCGGACTGCTAATGGCGGCCCCGCTTGCCAAGCAGGATGTAACCCTCAACGTAGCCAACCTCAAGAGCCGCCCCTACATCGATATAACCATTGAGGTGATGCTGCAGTTTGGCGTGGAGGTGGAGAATAACAGCTACCAGCACTTCCGCGTGAAGGCAAATCAACAGTACAAGCCCTACGAGCTTCGCGCCGAGGGCGATTGGAGCGGAGCGGCATTCTTCCTGGTTGCAGGGGTAATTGCGGGTAAGCTACGGGTAGAAAATATATCGTCAGCCTCCAAGCAGGCAGATAAGGAGATTGTTACGGCAATTAAGCTGGCCGGAGGACGAATTACCGAGGGCAACGGCTTCTTCGAGGTGGAGAAATCACCACTAAAAGCCTTCTCGTTCGATGCCACCAACTGCCCCGACCTCTTCCCTCCGCTTGCCGTGCTGGCAGCAGCCTGCAAGGGAACAACGCTGCTTAAGGGCGTATCGCGCTTAACCCATAAGGAGAGCAACCGCGCTATGGCCATCCAGAACGAATTTGCCAAGGCGGGCATCTCGGTGGTAATTGAGGGCGACGAGATGTACATCAAGGGAGCAACGCCCAAGTCCTGCACCATGGAGTCGTACAACGACCACCGCATGGCGATGGCTGCGGCAACGCTGGCGCTTATCGCATCGGGACAGATTGGTATCACCACGCCGGAATGCGTTGCCAAATCGTATCCGGAGTTTTGGGAGCATCTGGAAAACGTGCTAGAACACTGATTTTACTGGTGAAGCTGATTTTTACAGATAATGTTTTAAACACAAAGGGCACAAAGGATAGCACAAAGTGCATAAAGACTTTTATTCCTCATCTTTCAGTCGTGTGTCGTGATACTTGTGTCTTGTGTCTAAAATCTAACGTCTAATATCTAACATCTAAAAAAGATATGAACTCATTTGGAAGACTTTTTAGGGTTACCATATTTGGCGAGTCGCACGGCGCCTCGGTGGGTATCAACATCGACGGATGCCCGGCGGGGATTGCCCTCGCGGAGGCCGACCTGATGGCCGACCTTGCCCGCCGTAAGAGCGGCGCCAAGGGTACTACGCCCCGCAGCGAGGAGGATATGCCAGAAATCATCTCGGGCGTGTTCAACGGCCATACTACGGGTGCGCCCATCACCATCATATTCAGAAATACCAACACCATCTCCAAAGACTACTCGAACCTTGTAACCTCGCCCCGCCCAGGCCATGCGGACTACGTGGCGCAGGAGAAGTACAAGGGATACCAGGACTACCGCGGCGGTGGGCACTTCTCGGGGCGCGTTACCCTTGGCCTAGTTGCCGCAGGAGCTATCGCCAAGAAGATAGTTGAGGGCGTTACCATCAGCGCGAAGCTGCTATCGGTGGGCGGGCGTACCGACATCGATGCGGTGATCGACGAGGTGGTGGCGGCGCACGACTCGGTAGGGGGCGTGGTGGAGTGCCGCGCTACGGGGCTTCCCGTAGGCTGGGGCGAACCCTTCTTCGACTCGGTGGAGTCGGCCATATCGCACATCGTATTTGCCATACCCGCCACCAAGGGCATTGAGTTTGGCTCGGGCTTTGCCGCCGCCACGATGCGCGGCAGCGAGCATAACGATGCAATCATCACCCCCGATGGAAGAACCTCGTCGAACAATGCGGGGGGCATCAACGGGGGCATCAGCAACGGGAACGAGCTGGTGTTTAGGGTAGCGATAAAGCCAACATCGAGCATTGGGGTAGCGCAGCAGACCCTCAACCGCGAAACGGGCCAAGTGGAGGAACTGGTGATTAAGGGTCGCCACGACGCCTGTATCGCCCTGCGCGTACCCGTGGTGCTCGAGGCCGCTACGGCTATCGCCCTTGCCGACCTTTTGCTCGTGGGCAAGGCTTACCGGTAGCACATTGTTGAAATGCGTTTGAAACGCGTCTCAACAAATGAAAAAGCGCCTTTTAGGGGCGCTTTTTCGTCAACCAAATTTCTGATTTGCTAAAACAACCACGTTTTCAATCAGGATATATTCTTTACACAAGCCATTTTGCAGAACGATGTTTTGCTACTTGTGCCTTGCTATTTTACACTAACGGCCCTACCTCTCGCTGCTAATCAGGCTACGGCCTACGTTAATCAAGCCTTGCACCGGAACTGCGAGATCGAAGTTGGGAATCATTGTTCGGCTAGAGCCAAACGTGCTGAACGATTCGCCAATCATATCAGGCAACCCACCCATTTGAGCCTTCACCACACTGGCGCCCGTTCTTAGCTCCATGTAAACCTTCTTGTTGAGATCCTGCGCTAGAGCATCCTTGCCCAGCAGCGGCCTATAGTTGGAGGCCATCAGGCCAACACAGGCAAGAAACATCACACCGCTGAATGCCGTTACGGCTAGCATTACTCGGTCGGTTCGGTTGGTTACAAGTGCTTTCATTGTTGATGGTATTAGCAGCTAAATTTTGGGTATTCGTAAAAAGCTATTCTTTTCCACCTTTAAGGTTGACGTTGGCGTTGCCGGTAACGCTCATGCTAAGCTTGCTGTTGGGCGATACCCCATCGAGGTCAGCGTTATCGCTTAGGCGGATGTCCCAGGCTGCCACCTTAAGCAGCTCACCTGCAGATCCCGACGAGTTGTCAGCCCCCTTGTAGCTGAACGTTTGAACCGAGCCCTTTAGTATGTTCAGGTCCGAGTTGCCAAGCAGCTCCATCTCCAGCTGATCGGCCACCAGCGAGTCGATGGTGCAGCGGGCATCGTTTAGCACCATGCGCTGCAGCTGAGGCATCTCCACGATTACCACCGCGTGGGCATCGTCCTTTTTGATTTTCGAGCTAACGGTTAGCGCTCCGTTAGACTCGGCTACGGCAATCTGCCCCTTATAGGTATCTTCTACAAATACAGCCGTACGGTTTGATGCACCTAGGCGTACCACCACGTCGAGGCTGTTGGTGCCATTTACGGCTACCGATTGGCAAGGGGCAAAGGTTAGCTCCTTCATGCCAAGCTTATTTTGCTTAATGGCCACGCTACGCTCGTTGGCCGCCTTAAGGGTGCGTATTACCTTGCTTGTAGCAACCGCTGTTAGTACAACCGAAAGGGCTACAAATGATAGTATAAGGATATTACTTGTTTTCATACGATTGTTTTATTTGGTAAGGTTAACCTTGTATTCGTTGTACATGCGGTTCAGCTCATCGAAGCTGATCTCGAGCTGAAAGATGCTCTTGAAGAAATTGGGGAGCGAGTCGGTGATGAACTCCTCGCGCAGCAGGCTCTTCACCCTCTGCACGGCATCCTCGGCCACAAAGTAGCCAATGCCCCTTTTGTTGTAGATGATTCCACGGCTTTGCAGATGCTCGAAGGCGCGCATGGCGGTGTTGGGGTTCACCTCGAGCTCTACGGCCAGCTCGCGGATGGAGATAATCTTTTCGTTGACCTTCCACTTGCCCATCATGATGCAATCGCACATGTAGTCGGCAATCTGGATGTATATTGATTTAGTGCTGCTAAATTCCATGGCTACGTGTTTTTAGATTTGTTTTTCTGATAGCCTGAAGTATGCCACTGTCCAGAAGAAGGGAGGAAGAAGCCAAAGAGCAGGTTTCATAAATTGCCCTCTAATAATATCGTTGCCATCCCAATGAACATTGACTCCATTACTGCTTTCGCTAAAAGTTTTAAGTAGCTCGTAGTTCATTCTAATAATGATGCCTGCAACGGCAAAAATCACCCCGTAAAAGAGGACTACTGCCAGCGTTGTTTTCAGCAGGCTGCGCTTGCCAAACCAGATGGAGCCCAGCATGTACACCGACTGCACGATGAGGATATTGCGAATAGTCTCGGCAAAGTTTAAGCCATCGATACTAAAAATGTTCTCCATACTAAATATCCCTGTTGCATTAGCGGCAGCGTAAAAAAGCCCATCAACCGCTAAAAATATCAGGGAGAAAACGATAGGAAATAGAACCGAAGTATATAGGATGGCATTTAGCAGCTTTTCCAGCTGGGATGCGGGCGTTGCAAGGAAGGCCATCCCCTTTAGCTTACCCTTAGTTTCAGAAAATGCCCTATCGGCATAAACGATTCCTAGAATAACAATTCCCACACCAAGCACACCAGTTTGATGTACAATTAGAATTGAACCCGTTGTCGCTATAAGCCCAAAGATTATGGCTAACACCGCGGCCAGACCAAGTATCTCATAAATGGTTGACGATTTGCTATCGAGGAACCTCTTTCTTACAAGGAGGCCAAATCGGTTAAAGTCGAATATGTTGCTTTTCATGGTAGCGGCTTATTTGTTGTTAAACACTTGTTGAATGGTACTCTTTTGGGCTAGCACAGAGTTGAAGAGAATCTCCATATCGAGCTTGCTGGCCTCGCCGTTGGCGTTATGGAAAACCCCGGTAAATCCGCGTAGTGACGATTCGCCGTAGATAGCCGTAGGGGCCTTCTCTACATCAACAGTCTTAAACACCAGTTTTTCGGTGATGGCATCAACAGGTTGGTTAAGGGCAACCACGCCTTCGTCGAGCACAATAACGGTATCGATAAGGTTGTCGAGGTCGCGCACCTGGTGGGTGGAGATGATGATGCAGCGCTCTTCGGTTGCCACCGAGGCCACGATCTTACGGAACTGGCTCTTCGAAGGGATATCGAGGCCGTTCGTAGGCTCGTCGAGGATAAGCACCGAGCAGCTGGTGGCCAGCCCAAAGGCGATAATGGCCTTCTTCTTTTGCCCGTACGATAGGCTCGACAGCTTTTCGTCGTAGCTAATTTCGAACTCCCTTATATAGTTAAGGAAGCTACCCAAATCGAACTTGGGGTAAAACGGAGCGTTAGCTGCTACAAAATCGCGGATTCGCATATCGTTGGTGTGGATATCCTCTGGAATGTAGAAGACATCGCTCAAAAAGTTGGGCTCTCTCTTTTTGGGGTTGAAGCCCAATACAGAGCAGCTGCCGTTGGTTGCGAAAAGCATCCCCTGAATTACCTTAAGCAAGGTGGTTTTGCCTGCGCCATTCTTACCCAGCAAACCGTATATATGCCCTGCTTCGAGGCCTAAAGAAAGGTCCTTGAAAAGCACCTTCTTTTTGCTATAGCCAAACTGCAAGTTTTTGATGTCAATCATCGTTTATTGTTTTAGTGTTCTACTTTGCTAGTACACTGCAAATATAGAACACTATTTTTGGTATCCGCAAGCTTTTATCAAATATTTTTTTACTTTTTCTTCAAAAAAATCTTTTTTCACTGATATTTAAGCATGTACAAGTAGCAGAAAAAGTGCATCGCCGCGAGCTATGCCATACAATTCATAGTTTTGAGGGGTATTTAAGGTATAGTATGGGCACAAAACAGATCTCAAATGCCTACCCCAAAGTTGGTGGAGCGCAAAACAGGGTCTTTTTCACCTAAAGATTTTGATTGGCAACAAGTTTTTTGCTAAAAAATTGTCTACTTAACCATAAGGAGTACGATTTACGGGTTTCCTTTTGGGCGTATCGTACCTTTTTGCTTTTTTTACCCTATCGTTCAACGATAGGTAACTAATAAAAACCGAACAAGCTGTGAAAAGAATTCTTACAATGGCCGCAAGCATAGCCATACTTTTAGGAGGATTAGAGGGTAAAGCCCAAGAAAATCCGTTCTTTAGCGAGTTTAAAACTCCGTATCAGGTGCCCGATTTCCAGAAGATTAAGCTGGAGCACTACCTTCCTGCCTACCAAGAGGCAATCAAGCAGCACGATGCCGAAATTGCGGCAATTGTTAACAACAAGGCCAAGCCAACCTTCGAAAATACGATCGTTGCCCTCGACAATTCGGGAGAGATGCTCGGACGCGTAGGCTCAACCTTTGGAAACGTAATGGGAACCGATGGCGATAAGGCCATGCGCGACTTGGCCAAGCAAATCACGCCGCTAACCTCAAAGCACTACGACGACATCAACTTTAACGAAGGGCTCTTTAAGCGCGTTGAGGCGGTTTACAACAATAAAAAGATTACCAGCAAGCTGACTACCGAGCAGAAGATGCTCCTCGAGAATACCTATAAAGGGTTCAAGCGCTCGGGTGCAGGTCTACCCGTCGATAAGATTGCCCGTCTCCGCCAAATTAACGGCGAGCTGTCGATGCTTTCGCTTAAGTTTGGGGATAACAACCTTGCCGAAACCAACAACTTTAAGCTGGTTCTGGAGAATCCTGCCGACCTAAAAGGCCTTCCACAAAGCGTGGTTGACGCGGCCGCACTAGAGGCCAAAAAGGCAAACCTCGAAGGCAAGTGGGTGTTTACGCTCCAAAAGCCTAGCATGATTCCTTTCCTTCAGTACTCGGAGAAGCGCGACCTACGCGAGCGCCTCTACAAGGGCTACCTCAACCGTGGCAACAACTACAACGAGAACGACAACAAGGAGGTTATCAAGAAGATTCTTACCCTCTCGAAGGAGCGCGCCAACATTCTTGGCTTCGAGACTACCGCCGACTACATTCTAGACGACCGTATGGCCAAGACCCCTGCCAACGTATACAACCTGCTTAAGCAGGTTTGGACTCCAGCCCTTGCCGTTGCTAAGCGAGAGCTGGCCGACATGCAGGAGCTGGCCAAGAGCGAGGGCATGAACGAAACCCTACAATCGTGGGACTGGTGGTACTACGCCGAAAAGGTGCGCAAGGCCAAGTACGACCTCGACGAGGAACAGCTTCGCCCCTACTTTAAGCTCGAGAACGTTCGCGAAGGGGTATTCTACGTAGCCAACAAGCTTTACGGGTTAGAGTTTAAGAAGATTACCAACATCCCCGTTCCCAATCAGGAGCAAACCGAGGCCTTCGAGGTTACCGAAAAGGGTAAGCACGTTGGCATCCTATACATGGACTACCACCCACGTGCCACCAAGCGCGTTGGCGCATGGTGTACCAGCTTCCGCCGCCAGTCGAATGTTGATGGCAAGTACATAACCCCTGTGGTTTCTATCGTGTGCAACTTCTCGGCTCCAACTGCCGATGCCCCTGCCCTACTCAATGCCGACGAGGTAGGAACCCTTTTCCACGAGTTTGGCCACGGCCTGCACAACCTGCTCTCGAACGTTCACTACAAGGGAGTTGCCGCAACCCAGGTGAAGCGCGACTTTGTTGAGCTTCCATCGCAAATCATGGAGCACTGGGCATTTGAGCCAGAGGTGCTAAAGGTGTACGCTAAGCACTACAAAACCGGAGAGGTTATTCCTGCTCAACTAATCGAGAAGCTCGATAAGAGCGGCAAGTTTAACCAAGGATTTACAACCGTAGAGTACGTTGCTGCAGCCACCCTCGACCTCGACTACTACAGCCAAAAGGATTTCAGCAACCTCGACATAAACGAGTTCGAGAAGCAGTCTATGGCCAACTTGGGCATCATCCCTCAGATTGCGCCACGCTACCGCACCACCTACTTTAGCCACATCTGGGGTGGTGGCTACTCGGCTGGATACTACAGCTACATGTGGGCCGAGGTGCTCGATGCCGATGCGTTTGAGGCGTTTGCTGAAAAGGGCATCTTCGATCAGGCAACGGCCAAGAGCTTCCGCGACAACATCCTATCAAAGGGTGGTTCGGACGAGGCGATGACCCTCTACAAGCGCTTCCGCGGTGCTGAGCCAAACATTCAGCCGCTACTAAAGAATCGTGGGCTTAACTAGCTTAAGCATATAGCAGCATAAAATAAAAGCCTGACAGCGTACTGTCAGGCTTTTATTTTCCTACTCCTGGCCATCAACAATATCGGGATGCTCCCGAATAAAGGCCTCCAGCGATTGCTTAGCCTCGTAGTAGCCTATCCAGAACATCTCACTTCCTAGGCGAGTCTCGGTGATCTTGTACCGAACCAGCTCGGAAGGCTCTATGAACAGGTCAACCTGCTCCTTGTCCGTAAACGTATTGGCCCGAATCATGAGCTTAAATATGCGCTCCCATTCCGGCTCGTACATTCTGCCGTGAGCCGAATAGTCCTCAAGCGGATTAACGTGCATGGCGATAACATACTTGCAGGCCCTCCGAATAGGCGATACCGACAGGTTCTGCATCACCCCTCCATCAACGTAATGCTGACCATCAATCAAAACCGGCTTAAAAACCATCGGGATGGCGCTCGATGCGACAACGGGTTTTAGCACATCACCCGTGTAAAAGTAAACGTTTTGCCCTCTTTCGAGGCTGGTTGCATTTACCACTAGCGGGATGTTTAGCCCCTCGAAGGTTGTCTTGGGCAAATTTTGGCGAAGTATTTGGAGCAGATCCTTGGCCTTAAAGAGCAGGTGATGATTGCGCTTGTCCTTACCAGCATCCGGGTTTCTTCCGTTTGCTCTAAAACGGGGAAGCTGCAGCAGCCGAATGTTACTAAAGATATCCAGCATGGCATCTGGCGATTTCCCGCCAGCATACATTACTCCGGCGATTGCCCCTGCGCTCGTTCCCGATATGACATTTGGCCTAACGCCCAGCTCGTCCATCGCCTTAAAGAAGCCGGCATGGGCAAACCCTCGCGCTCCACCACCGCTCAATACCACGCCCACCTTGTATATAGGCGCATCGCAGGTGTACGGATGCCGGCAGCTATCCGATACAATTGTCACCTCGCGCTGTATATCCGATTTCTTCTTCATCTAGTAGCGGCGGCCATTGCCACCAACAAGTTAATCGAAGTAGAGCCTTAGATGCTTTCTACTTAACATTTTCTTCCATATTTTTTTATATGTTTACAGCTTAATGCAGCACAGCTGCAAATAGCAACGACAATCTGCTAACTTAATTCTTAAACCCGTGAAAAAATTAACCATTATTGCTCTTGCCGCTATGGTGATTTTTGGAGCTTGTGGCAAAAAGCAAGCCGACAACCCGCTTCTAGGGAAGTTCGACACCCCGTTCGAAGTACCTCCTTTTGATAAGATCAAAACGGAGCACTACATGCCTGCCTTTGAGGAGGGCATTAAGCAGCACGATGCCGATATTAAGGCAATTGCTGAAAACAAGGAGGCCCCAACGTTCGAGAACACCATTGTTGCGCTCGACACCAGCGGCGCCCTTCTTAACCGCGTATCGATAATCTTCTTCAACCTAAAGTCGGTTATCTCCGACGATAAGATGCAGGAGGTTGCCGGTAAGGTTGCCCCAATGCTCTCGAAGCATTCCGACGACATTACCTTTAACAAGCCCCTGTTCGAGCGCGTTAAAGCCGTTTACGACAAGCGCCAGACCCTCGGACTAAACACCGAGCAAAACCGTCTGGTAGAGCTCATCTACAAAGACTTTATCCGTGCAGGCGCGGCTTTAGATCTTCAAAAGCAGGATCAGCTGCGCAAGATCAACGAGAAGCTTTCGCTGCTTGGCGTGAAGTTCTCGGAGAACCTTTTGGCCGAGAATGCCGCCTTTAAGCTGGTGCTCGACAAGAAGGAAGACCTTGCAGGCCTACCTCAAGGCGTGATTGACGGTGCTGCCGCTACCGCTAAGGAGCAAAAGATGGATGGTAAGTGGGTATTCACCCTCGACCGCTCGAGCATCACCCCATTCCTTACCTACTCGTCGCGCCGCGATCTCCGCGAGAAGATCTACACCGCCTACCTCAACCGTGGTAACAACAGCAATAAGAACGATAACAAGGCGGTTATTAAGGATATCCTTAAGTACAACCTCGAGCGCTCGAGGCTGCTTGGCTTCAACACCACTGCCGACTATATCCTCGACATCAACATGTCGAAGACTCCTGCCAACGTGTTTAAGCTGCTCAACCAGCTATGGACTCCAGCCCTTAACGTGGCTAAGAAGGAGCTTGCCGACATGGAGGCTATTGCCGCTAAGGATGGCATCAAGGACTTTAGCAGCTGGGACTGGCACTACTACGCCGAAAAGGTTCGCAAGGCTAAGTACGACCTCGACGAGGAGCAAATTCGCCCTTACTTCAGCCTCGAGAATGTAACCAAGGGAATCTTCTACTGCGCTAATAAGCTCTACGGGCTAGATTTCAAGCAAATCAACAACGTACCCGTTTACCATAAGGATGTGGTAGCTTACGAGGTTACCGAAAAGGGTAAGCACGTGGGCATCCTTTACATGGAGTTCTTCCCTCGCGAAAGCAAGGGCGGCGGCGCATGGTGCACCGGATACCGTCAGCAAACCAACATCAACGGTAAGTTTGTAGCACCAGTGGTATCCATTGCCTGCAACTTCACCAAGCCAAGCGGCGACACCCCTGCCCTACTGAGCATGGACGAAACCGAAACCTTCTTCCACGAGTTTGGCCACGCCCTTAACGGCCTTCTTGCCAACACTACCTACAACAAGACCGGCTACGCCATCCCAACCGATTTCGTAGAGCTGCCATCGCAGATCAACGAGCACTGGGCATTCGATCCCGAGGTGCTTAAGGTGTACGCTAAGCACTACAAAACTGGCGAGGCTATTCCTGCTGCCCTAGTTGAGAAGATGGGCAAGAGCGACAAGTTTAACCAAGGCTTTGCAACTACCGAATACTTGGCTGCATCGCTGCTCGATATGTCGTACTACACCCTTACCGACGTTGCCAACCTCGACATCGCCAAGTTCGAGAAGGAAACCCTAGGTAAGCTTGGCCTTATCCCACAGATTGCGCCTCGCTACCGTACCACCTACTTCGCCCACATTTGGGGTGGTGGATACTCGGCTGGATACTACGCCTATATTTGGGCTGAGGTTCTGGATGCCGACGGCTTCGAGCTCTTCAAGCAAAAGGGCATTTTTGACCCAGCAACGGCCAAGAGCTTCCGCGAC
Coding sequences within it:
- a CDS encoding M3 family metallopeptidase, coding for MVIFGACGKKQADNPLLGKFDTPFEVPPFDKIKTEHYMPAFEEGIKQHDADIKAIAENKEAPTFENTIVALDTSGALLNRVSIIFFNLKSVISDDKMQEVAGKVAPMLSKHSDDITFNKPLFERVKAVYDKRQTLGLNTEQNRLVELIYKDFIRAGAALDLQKQDQLRKINEKLSLLGVKFSENLLAENAAFKLVLDKKEDLAGLPQGVIDGAAATAKEQKMDGKWVFTLDRSSITPFLTYSSRRDLREKIYTAYLNRGNNSNKNDNKAVIKDILKYNLERSRLLGFNTTADYILDINMSKTPANVFKLLNQLWTPALNVAKKELADMEAIAAKDGIKDFSSWDWHYYAEKVRKAKYDLDEEQIRPYFSLENVTKGIFYCANKLYGLDFKQINNVPVYHKDVVAYEVTEKGKHVGILYMEFFPRESKGGGAWCTGYRQQTNINGKFVAPVVSIACNFTKPSGDTPALLSMDETETFFHEFGHALNGLLANTTYNKTGYAIPTDFVELPSQINEHWAFDPEVLKVYAKHYKTGEAIPAALVEKMGKSDKFNQGFATTEYLAASLLDMSYYTLTDVANLDIAKFEKETLGKLGLIPQIAPRYRTTYFAHIWGGGYSAGYYAYIWAEVLDADGFELFKQKGIFDPATAKSFRDNVLSQGAADDAMAMYKRFRGAEPSLEPLLKNRGLK